The Eubacteriaceae bacterium Marseille-Q4139 genome has a window encoding:
- a CDS encoding polysaccharide deacetylase — MQYEDDYKRRRAYVSRSRKYRKRQRMVRILIFFLVLGAVILAVGIGGYFLLQSRKKHNFLSSQSGDPQSGDPVSAAEATTEETTTDDREARLTALLADAEALALTYDYDGAISLLTESEFSEEQAVTDAIASYEETKSTLVRADISTITHVFFHSIIMDNSKAFDGDADEAGYNQVMTTKSEFLKILEQMYERGYVLVKLHDIAYETTDENGNVKFVAGDIMLPPGKKPFVMSQDDVCYYDYMTGDGFATRLIIGDDGKPTCEMTMDDGTVSVGSYDLIPLLEDFITEHPDFSYKGARAVIAFTGYEGVMGYRTDPSYEGTNPNIEADRQTVRELAQCLRDNGWELASHSWGHINMTSRSLDTVKTDTDKWDNYVESLIGDTDIILYPFGADVGDWHAYTMDNAKFAYLYEKGFRYFCNVDSAQAWVQLGDKYLRQGRRNLDGYRMYYDLPETNPKKDHLSDLFDVSEVFDRERPVPVPPM; from the coding sequence ATGCAGTACGAAGATGACTACAAGCGCCGCCGCGCTTACGTTTCCCGTTCCCGAAAGTACAGAAAACGCCAGCGTATGGTGCGGATTCTGATATTTTTCCTGGTTCTTGGCGCCGTGATCCTGGCAGTCGGGATCGGCGGCTATTTCCTGCTCCAGAGCAGGAAAAAACATAATTTCCTGTCCTCGCAGTCCGGAGACCCCCAATCCGGCGATCCGGTTTCCGCCGCAGAGGCGACCACGGAAGAGACCACCACAGACGACAGGGAAGCCAGGCTCACTGCCCTGCTCGCCGATGCAGAGGCTCTTGCCCTTACTTACGACTATGACGGAGCCATTTCCCTTCTTACCGAAAGCGAATTTTCGGAAGAACAGGCTGTAACCGATGCCATCGCTTCCTATGAGGAGACGAAGTCCACCCTGGTGCGCGCCGACATAAGCACCATTACCCACGTGTTCTTCCACTCCATCATCATGGACAATTCCAAAGCCTTTGACGGCGACGCCGACGAGGCCGGCTACAACCAGGTGATGACGACAAAAAGCGAATTCTTAAAAATCCTGGAGCAGATGTACGAGCGGGGCTATGTCCTCGTAAAGCTTCATGATATCGCCTATGAGACGACGGATGAAAACGGCAATGTGAAATTTGTGGCAGGCGACATCATGCTGCCGCCCGGAAAGAAGCCCTTTGTCATGTCCCAGGACGACGTATGCTACTATGACTACATGACCGGCGATGGCTTTGCGACCCGTCTTATCATTGGTGACGACGGAAAGCCCACCTGCGAGATGACGATGGACGACGGCACGGTCTCCGTCGGTTCCTATGACCTGATTCCCCTCTTAGAGGATTTCATTACCGAACATCCGGACTTTTCCTATAAGGGCGCCAGGGCTGTCATCGCCTTTACCGGCTATGAGGGCGTCATGGGGTACCGGACGGATCCGTCCTACGAGGGTACGAATCCCAACATCGAGGCAGACCGCCAGACTGTCCGTGAGCTGGCCCAGTGCCTGCGGGACAACGGATGGGAGCTGGCCTCCCATAGCTGGGGCCACATCAACATGACCTCCCGCTCCTTAGACACCGTAAAGACGGATACGGACAAATGGGATAATTATGTGGAGTCCCTGATCGGCGATACGGATATTATTCTCTATCCTTTCGGCGCCGATGTGGGCGACTGGCATGCCTACACCATGGACAACGCCAAATTTGCCTATCTCTACGAAAAGGGCTTCCGCTATTTCTGCAACGTGGATTCCGCCCAGGCCTGGGTACAGCTCGGGGACAAATACCTCCGCCAGGGACGGCGGAACCTGGACGGCTACCGGATGTACTACGACCTTCCGGAGACGAATCCGAAAAAGGATCATCTGAGCGACCTGTTCGATGTATCCGAGGTCTTTGACAGGGAACGGCCGGTGCCGGTACCGCCGATGTAA
- a CDS encoding D-alanyl-D-alanine carboxypeptidase has protein sequence MKKFCRKCVRQAAAVLLSAAMFFGGGIRAEAEDGLETAASAGPEIGAPSALLMEASTGTVIYEKNADEKRNPASVTKIMTLILTFDALQSGKIHLSDEVVTSAYAKSMGGSQVYLEEGEIQTVETLIKCIVIASGNDASVAMAEYIAGDEQTFVAMMNERAKGLGMTNTKFIDCCGLTDSPEHVTTARDIAVMSRELITKYPQISNYSTIWMENITHVTKQGTKEFGLSNTNRLLKMATNFEVTGLKTGSTSLAKYCLSATAKKDGVELIAAIMAAPDYKTRFNDAVTLLNYGYANCRLYRDEEMPALPELTVRNGIPETLPLKYGDTFSYLSLSGEDLNAIEKELVLENEVMAPVAAGDTVGYLVYRLNGEELGKVPVVAGGDAREAAYPDHLKRVWEAMMV, from the coding sequence ATGAAAAAATTTTGCAGGAAATGTGTGAGACAGGCGGCTGCCGTACTTCTGTCCGCTGCCATGTTTTTCGGCGGCGGAATCCGCGCGGAGGCAGAAGACGGCTTGGAGACGGCCGCCAGTGCAGGGCCGGAGATCGGCGCGCCGTCGGCGCTCCTCATGGAAGCCAGTACCGGGACAGTCATCTATGAAAAAAATGCCGACGAAAAAAGGAACCCGGCCAGCGTGACAAAAATCATGACGCTGATTTTGACGTTTGACGCGCTCCAGTCGGGGAAAATCCATTTGTCGGACGAGGTCGTCACCAGCGCCTACGCAAAATCCATGGGCGGCTCCCAGGTGTACCTGGAGGAAGGGGAGATTCAGACGGTGGAGACTTTAATCAAGTGCATCGTCATCGCCTCCGGGAACGACGCTTCGGTGGCCATGGCCGAGTACATAGCCGGCGATGAACAGACCTTTGTCGCCATGATGAACGAGCGGGCAAAAGGCCTCGGGATGACGAATACGAAATTCATCGACTGCTGCGGCCTTACGGATTCCCCGGAGCATGTGACGACGGCCAGGGACATTGCCGTCATGTCCAGGGAGTTAATCACGAAGTACCCGCAGATTTCCAATTACTCGACCATCTGGATGGAAAACATCACCCATGTGACAAAGCAGGGGACGAAGGAGTTCGGCCTCTCCAACACCAACCGTCTCCTTAAGATGGCGACGAATTTTGAAGTGACCGGCTTAAAAACCGGCTCCACCAGCCTTGCAAAATATTGTCTGTCAGCTACGGCGAAAAAGGACGGGGTGGAGCTGATTGCCGCCATCATGGCAGCGCCGGATTATAAGACCAGGTTCAACGATGCGGTGACGCTCCTCAATTACGGCTACGCCAACTGCCGCCTGTACCGGGACGAGGAGATGCCGGCCCTGCCGGAGCTTACTGTCCGAAACGGTATCCCGGAAACACTGCCTTTAAAATATGGAGACACTTTTTCCTACTTAAGCCTGTCCGGCGAAGATCTGAATGCCATCGAAAAGGAGCTGGTGCTGGAAAATGAGGTCATGGCTCCCGTCGCCGCAGGCGATACCGTCGGTTATCTCGTCTACCGCCTGAACGGGGAGGAGCTGGGAAAGGTGCCGGTGGTTGCCGGCGGGGATGCAAGGGAGGCAGCCTATCCCGATCATTTAAAGCGCGTGTGGGAAGCGATGATGGTGTAA
- a CDS encoding ABC transporter substrate-binding protein — MPEMVFEYILKKHGIDPRTDLTIDQSISFGNTAAAFTNDDSDYTVEFEPYATSLEQEGVGHVVASLGKESGYVPYTAYCAKKSYMEANPDIIQKFTNAIQKGIDYVNSHSSAEVAEVIAPQFKETDKETLAAIIDRFKSEDTWKDNTVFEPESFDLLQNILEEAGELDGRVPYEDLVTTEFAKKAAEGN, encoded by the coding sequence ATGCCGGAAATGGTCTTTGAATACATCCTGAAAAAACACGGCATCGACCCGAGAACCGACCTTACCATCGATCAGAGCATCAGCTTCGGCAATACGGCGGCGGCTTTCACCAACGACGACTCCGATTATACCGTGGAATTTGAGCCCTACGCCACAAGCTTAGAGCAGGAAGGCGTCGGCCATGTGGTTGCCTCTCTCGGGAAAGAATCCGGCTATGTGCCTTATACGGCCTACTGTGCGAAAAAAAGCTACATGGAAGCCAATCCGGACATCATCCAGAAGTTTACCAACGCCATCCAGAAGGGCATCGACTATGTGAACAGCCATTCCTCTGCGGAGGTCGCCGAGGTCATCGCGCCGCAGTTTAAGGAAACTGACAAAGAGACCCTGGCGGCCATCATCGACCGCTTCAAATCCGAGGACACCTGGAAGGACAATACAGTCTTCGAGCCGGAAAGCTTTGACCTTCTCCAGAATATCTTAGAGGAAGCCGGCGAGCTTGACGGGCGCGTCCCCTATGAGGATCTTGTGACGACGGAATTTGCAAAAAAGGCGGCAGAGGGAAACTAA
- a CDS encoding recombinase family protein encodes MFPDTKPVIDGYVRLSRDDNRRSYTSIENQKKIILQYAAQNGMTVRHIYEDDGFSGYSFDRPGFREMMDNLDSIRILAAKDLSRIGRHNARVLLFLEEMEELGKRVILIDDNYDSFSSDDDIIGIKTWDNERHVKSTSRKVKRIKKMEQESGTLKSVPPFGYTWHPLNHSLLLIDEEAAAILTLEKDLYLAGNGIRKIAEILTDRGVPTPTMLKKERCEALGLPYRRKAADVWSYSMVKDTLFNDFHNGVLRTHKRERATINGKDKKVPEEKQYVFPGHHPKIFDDSTWNLLLKVKESRGRNGYRGQKKHKSLFSGCLYCKDCGGKMTAINRPGRKKYYVCGTYNKKGKRFCGASHTIMEETLVKAVIRYLALCGGCMDDALKDMDLSAITPGYSPANSQKRLEGELKRAREELKTMIAQKTKELTANPSAKELIAETYASLQDEKIEQISALKQKLSSLETDFPSPVQSSAPALFREFLEKKSLTRADIEVLVESIWVDQDGNADIFLRYGLPDRDIPAFCGTADSPSG; translated from the coding sequence ATGTTTCCTGACACGAAACCTGTCATCGACGGCTATGTGCGGCTTTCCAGGGACGACAACCGGCGCAGTTATACCTCCATTGAAAATCAGAAGAAGATCATTCTTCAGTACGCCGCCCAGAACGGCATGACCGTCCGGCACATTTACGAGGACGACGGTTTTTCCGGCTATTCCTTTGACAGGCCAGGCTTCCGGGAAATGATGGACAATCTGGACTCCATCCGCATCCTTGCAGCCAAGGATCTTTCGCGGATCGGCCGGCACAACGCCAGGGTGCTGCTCTTTTTAGAGGAAATGGAGGAGCTTGGAAAGCGGGTCATTTTAATCGACGACAACTACGACTCCTTTTCCTCGGACGACGACATCATCGGCATCAAGACCTGGGACAATGAGCGCCATGTGAAAAGCACGAGCCGAAAAGTGAAGCGCATCAAAAAAATGGAACAGGAAAGCGGGACGTTAAAATCCGTACCGCCCTTTGGCTACACCTGGCACCCTTTAAACCACAGCCTGCTTCTCATCGACGAGGAGGCCGCTGCTATCCTGACTCTGGAGAAAGACCTGTACCTGGCGGGAAACGGGATCCGAAAGATTGCGGAAATCCTCACAGACCGCGGCGTCCCCACGCCCACCATGCTTAAAAAGGAGCGCTGCGAGGCCCTGGGGCTTCCTTACCGCCGGAAGGCCGCCGATGTCTGGAGTTACAGCATGGTAAAGGATACGCTGTTCAACGACTTCCACAACGGTGTCCTGCGAACCCACAAACGGGAACGCGCCACCATCAACGGCAAAGACAAAAAAGTGCCGGAAGAAAAGCAGTATGTCTTTCCCGGCCATCATCCGAAAATCTTTGACGACAGCACATGGAACCTGCTCTTAAAGGTAAAGGAAAGCCGCGGCCGCAATGGCTACCGGGGGCAGAAAAAGCATAAAAGCCTCTTTTCCGGCTGCCTCTACTGCAAGGACTGCGGCGGAAAAATGACGGCCATAAACCGCCCCGGGCGGAAAAAGTATTATGTCTGCGGCACCTACAACAAAAAAGGAAAGCGGTTCTGCGGCGCCTCCCATACAATCATGGAAGAAACTCTTGTGAAGGCCGTAATCCGTTATCTGGCGCTCTGCGGCGGCTGCATGGATGACGCGTTAAAGGACATGGATCTTTCCGCGATAACGCCAGGCTACTCTCCTGCAAACAGTCAAAAAAGGCTGGAGGGCGAACTGAAAAGGGCCAGGGAGGAGCTTAAAACCATGATCGCCCAGAAAACAAAAGAGCTTACGGCAAACCCGTCCGCAAAAGAGCTGATTGCCGAAACCTACGCATCTCTCCAGGACGAAAAAATAGAACAGATTTCAGCCCTGAAGCAAAAGCTTTCGTCCCTGGAGACGGACTTCCCGTCTCCCGTCCAATCGTCTGCTCCTGCCCTTTTTCGGGAGTTTCTGGAGAAAAAATCCCTCACACGGGCTGATATCGAAGTCCTTGTGGAAAGCATTTGGGTCGATCAGGACGGAAATGCCGACATTTTCTTACGGTACGGGCTCCCAGACAGGGACATTCCGGCTTTCTGCGGCACGGCAGACAGCCCGTCCGGATAA
- a CDS encoding amidohydrolase, with protein MRQIYYNGTVYTGELPLLEAFAVEDGRFLFAGTNEQAKEAAGSEDELIDLQGNFVCSGFNDSHMHLLGYGNLLRSANLSEHTKSLSDMIACLKEFSMAHPPKEGGWIIGRGWNQDYFDDVNRMPDRYDLDQVSKTVPVCAVRACGHCLVVNSRAIELLGITADTPQPDGGEIGLMDKTPDGRFFDNAMDLVNKALPAPDKDEIKEMLIQACHALNAYGVTSCQSDDFVAFKNVPWQMVIEAYKELEAEGKLTVRVNEQSHFTNVESFSAFLEAGYKTGVGSDMFKIGPLKAFGDGALGARTAYLSRPYEDEPSTHGLSLYTQEELDSLISFAHKNGMQAAIHTIGDACLDQVLHAYEKAMTEDPGKDLRHGIVHCQISRKDQLEKICRLGLHVYAQSIFLDYDIHIVKERVGEELASTSYSWKSLMEGGATVSNGTDCPVEMPNALAGIQCAVTRQNLDGTMPPYLPEQAFTVKEALDSYTKAGAYASFEETSKGQIAPGMAADFVVLGKNPFEVKPETIRDIPVCAAYLAGKKVYG; from the coding sequence ATGAGACAGATTTATTATAACGGCACAGTCTATACCGGCGAACTGCCCCTTTTGGAAGCCTTTGCCGTAGAGGATGGCCGCTTTCTTTTTGCCGGCACAAACGAGCAGGCCAAGGAGGCCGCAGGATCTGAGGACGAGCTTATCGACCTTCAGGGAAATTTTGTGTGCAGCGGCTTTAACGACAGCCACATGCACCTGCTTGGATACGGCAACCTGCTCCGCTCCGCCAACCTGTCCGAGCACACGAAAAGCCTTTCGGACATGATTGCATGTCTGAAGGAATTTTCTATGGCGCATCCGCCGAAGGAAGGCGGCTGGATCATCGGCCGCGGATGGAACCAGGACTATTTCGACGATGTAAACCGGATGCCGGACCGGTATGACCTGGATCAGGTTTCCAAGACGGTGCCGGTCTGCGCCGTGCGTGCCTGCGGCCACTGCCTTGTGGTAAACAGCCGGGCCATTGAACTTCTCGGCATCACAGCCGATACGCCGCAGCCAGACGGCGGTGAGATTGGCCTCATGGACAAAACGCCGGACGGCCGTTTCTTTGACAATGCCATGGATCTCGTAAATAAGGCCCTTCCTGCGCCGGATAAGGACGAGATCAAGGAGATGCTGATCCAAGCCTGCCATGCCCTCAACGCATACGGCGTCACAAGCTGCCAGTCCGACGATTTCGTCGCCTTTAAAAATGTGCCCTGGCAGATGGTAATCGAGGCCTATAAGGAATTGGAGGCAGAAGGAAAGCTTACGGTCCGCGTCAATGAGCAGAGCCATTTTACCAACGTGGAGTCTTTTTCTGCTTTCTTAGAGGCAGGCTATAAGACTGGCGTCGGCTCCGACATGTTTAAGATCGGGCCGTTAAAGGCTTTCGGCGACGGCGCTCTTGGTGCCAGAACTGCCTACTTAAGCCGTCCCTATGAGGACGAACCGTCCACTCACGGTCTTTCCCTGTACACCCAGGAGGAGCTTGACAGCCTTATCTCCTTTGCCCACAAAAACGGGATGCAGGCCGCCATCCACACCATCGGCGACGCCTGCCTCGACCAGGTGTTACATGCATACGAAAAAGCCATGACAGAGGATCCGGGAAAGGATCTCCGCCACGGCATCGTACACTGCCAGATTTCCAGAAAAGACCAGCTGGAAAAGATCTGCCGCCTGGGCCTTCACGTCTATGCCCAGAGCATTTTCTTAGACTATGACATCCATATCGTAAAAGAACGTGTCGGCGAAGAGCTGGCCTCCACCAGTTACAGCTGGAAGAGCCTGATGGAAGGCGGTGCCACGGTCAGCAACGGCACGGACTGCCCGGTGGAAATGCCGAATGCGCTGGCCGGCATCCAGTGCGCCGTGACGAGGCAGAACCTGGACGGTACCATGCCGCCCTATCTTCCGGAACAGGCCTTTACCGTAAAGGAAGCCCTGGACAGCTACACGAAGGCCGGCGCCTATGCAAGCTTTGAGGAAACGTCCAAAGGACAGATCGCCCCGGGAATGGCGGCAGATTTCGTTGTCCTCGGGAAAAATCCCTTCGAGGTGAAACCGGAGACCATCCGGGACATCCCGGTCTGCGCCGCCTATCTTGCCGGGAAAAAGGTGTACGGCTGA
- a CDS encoding ABC transporter substrate-binding protein, whose protein sequence is MRKTIYGVSLCAAAFLCLAGCARESADDGLVPVTLSEVAHSIFYAPQYAAIELGYFEEEGIDLTLVNGSGADKVMTALIAGEADIGFMGSEASIYTYAGGEKDYAINFAQLTQRAGNFLVGRTEEPDFQWENLVGKKVLGGRAGGRPDNNVPSDQEEKRNGCQ, encoded by the coding sequence ATGAGAAAAACCATCTATGGCGTGTCCCTGTGCGCGGCTGCGTTTCTTTGTCTTGCAGGCTGTGCCAGGGAAAGTGCGGACGACGGGCTTGTGCCCGTCACATTGAGCGAGGTGGCCCATTCGATCTTCTATGCGCCCCAGTATGCGGCCATCGAGCTCGGCTATTTTGAAGAAGAAGGGATCGACCTGACGCTTGTCAACGGAAGCGGGGCAGACAAGGTCATGACTGCCCTTATCGCCGGTGAAGCCGACATTGGCTTCATGGGTTCCGAGGCCTCCATCTACACATATGCAGGCGGTGAGAAGGACTACGCCATAAACTTCGCGCAGCTCACCCAGCGGGCCGGCAATTTCCTTGTGGGCCGGACGGAGGAGCCGGACTTCCAGTGGGAAAACCTGGTTGGGAAGAAAGTCCTCGGCGGCAGGGCCGGCGGCCGCCCGGATAACAATGTGCCATCCGATCAGGAAGAAAAGCGAAACGGCTGCCAGTGA
- a CDS encoding TIGR03960 family B12-binding radical SAM protein: MRKLALSDDILLRVDKPARYIGNEVNMVVKDPAKVDVRFAMAFPDVYDIGMSHLGIQILYDMFNRRDDVYCERVYSPWMDLDQIMREKKIPLFALESQEPVKHFDFLGITLQYEMCYTNVLQILDLSGIPLHAAERTMDDPFVIGGGPCSYNPEPLADFFDLFYMGEGETVYFDLIDAYKEWKKSGAGREVFLKTAAAIPGIYVPSLYDTEYNEDGTLKSFTPNCPEAPATVKKQLVMEMTEAVYPEKPLVPFIKATQDRVVLEIMRGCIRGCRFCQAGMIYRPVREKNVERLKDLAYKMLKSTGHEEISLSSLSSSDYRELEELVTFLIEEFHGKGVNVSLPSLRIDAFSLDVMSKVQDVKKSSLTFAPEAGSQRLRDVINKGLTEEEILTGAYEAFLGGWNRVKLYFMLGLPTETVEDMEGIALLSEKIAERYYEIPKEQRNGKVQVVASTSFFVPKPFTPFQWAVMSTKEEFLEKARIVNHKMREMLNHKSLKYNWHEADVTVLEGVLARGDRRVGAVIEEAYKNGAVYDAWSEFFKNDVWMKAFETCGVDIDFYTTRERSLDELFPWDFIDTGVSKEFLKREWKNAMAGNVTPNCRERCSGCGVRQFGGGVCFEDQN, translated from the coding sequence ATGAGAAAATTAGCATTATCAGATGATATTCTGCTTCGCGTCGACAAACCGGCCAGATACATCGGAAATGAAGTAAACATGGTGGTAAAAGATCCGGCGAAGGTGGATGTCCGGTTCGCCATGGCGTTCCCGGATGTTTACGACATCGGCATGTCCCACCTCGGGATCCAGATCCTCTATGACATGTTTAACCGCAGGGACGACGTCTACTGCGAGCGGGTCTATTCGCCGTGGATGGATCTTGACCAGATCATGCGGGAGAAGAAGATTCCGCTTTTTGCCCTGGAGTCCCAGGAGCCGGTAAAACATTTTGATTTTCTGGGCATCACGCTCCAGTATGAGATGTGCTACACCAATGTCCTTCAGATTCTGGACCTCTCCGGGATCCCGCTTCATGCCGCAGAGCGCACCATGGATGATCCCTTCGTCATCGGCGGCGGCCCATGTTCCTACAACCCGGAGCCCCTTGCGGACTTTTTCGACCTGTTTTACATGGGAGAGGGCGAGACCGTCTATTTTGACCTGATCGACGCCTATAAAGAATGGAAAAAATCCGGCGCCGGCCGCGAAGTCTTCTTAAAAACGGCGGCCGCCATCCCGGGAATTTATGTCCCGTCCCTGTATGACACAGAATACAACGAGGACGGCACGTTAAAGTCCTTTACGCCAAACTGCCCGGAGGCGCCGGCCACGGTGAAAAAGCAGCTCGTCATGGAGATGACGGAAGCCGTTTATCCGGAAAAGCCCCTGGTGCCGTTCATCAAGGCGACACAGGACCGCGTCGTCTTGGAAATCATGCGCGGCTGCATCCGCGGCTGCCGGTTCTGCCAGGCAGGCATGATTTACCGCCCCGTCCGGGAGAAAAATGTGGAGCGGTTAAAGGATCTGGCTTATAAGATGCTAAAAAGCACCGGCCATGAGGAAATTTCCTTAAGTTCCCTAAGCTCCAGCGATTACAGGGAGCTGGAAGAGCTTGTGACCTTCCTGATTGAAGAGTTCCACGGAAAAGGCGTCAATGTCTCCCTGCCGTCCCTTCGGATCGACGCCTTTTCGCTGGACGTGATGAGCAAGGTGCAGGACGTGAAAAAGAGCAGCCTGACCTTTGCGCCGGAGGCCGGCTCCCAGAGGCTCCGCGATGTCATCAATAAAGGGCTTACGGAGGAGGAAATCCTGACCGGCGCCTACGAAGCATTTTTAGGCGGCTGGAACCGGGTAAAGCTTTATTTCATGCTGGGCCTGCCCACGGAAACCGTCGAAGACATGGAAGGCATTGCGCTGCTGTCCGAAAAGATTGCAGAGCGATATTACGAAATTCCCAAGGAACAGCGGAACGGAAAGGTTCAGGTGGTCGCCAGCACTTCCTTTTTCGTGCCGAAGCCGTTCACGCCGTTCCAGTGGGCCGTCATGTCCACGAAAGAGGAATTCCTGGAAAAAGCCAGGATCGTGAACCACAAAATGCGGGAAATGTTAAACCACAAGAGTTTAAAATACAACTGGCATGAGGCGGACGTGACGGTTCTGGAAGGCGTCCTTGCCCGCGGTGACCGGCGTGTCGGCGCTGTCATCGAGGAGGCGTATAAGAACGGCGCCGTCTATGATGCATGGTCGGAATTCTTTAAAAATGATGTCTGGATGAAGGCCTTTGAAACCTGCGGCGTCGATATTGATTTTTATACTACGAGAGAGCGGAGCCTTGACGAGCTGTTCCCGTGGGATTTCATCGACACCGGTGTTTCCAAGGAATTTTTAAAGAGAGAGTGGAAAAACGCCATGGCAGGAAATGTGACGCCCAACTGCCGGGAACGCTGTTCCGGCTGCGGCGTGAGACAGTTCGGAGGAGGTGTCTGTTTTGAAGATCAGAATTAA
- a CDS encoding TIGR03936 family radical SAM-associated protein: MKIRIKFSKHGAMKFIGHLDVMRYFQKAMRRADVDIRYSEGFSPHQIMSFASPLGVGLVSNGEYMDIEVLSTGTSEEMVNRLNDVMVDGIKVLSWKKLPDNAVNAMSLVAACDYTVRLKEEYENGLGLSAAELFDRLSVFLQCDSLEITKKTKKGEKQMDIRPWIYEARPLAGEDGFFLQVSSGSTVNVKPEQVLEAFYRSEGMEYPAFAFQITREEVYADLGTDQQTDRKLQPLEAFGTEIDAATQKGEAVE, from the coding sequence TTGAAGATCAGAATTAAATTTTCCAAGCATGGGGCAATGAAATTCATCGGGCACCTGGATGTGATGCGCTATTTTCAGAAGGCCATGCGCCGCGCCGACGTGGACATCCGTTATTCGGAAGGCTTTTCGCCGCACCAGATCATGTCCTTTGCGTCTCCGTTAGGCGTCGGCCTTGTAAGCAACGGGGAATATATGGACATCGAGGTCTTATCCACCGGGACGTCTGAAGAAATGGTAAACCGTTTAAACGATGTCATGGTGGATGGCATAAAGGTCTTAAGCTGGAAAAAGCTGCCGGATAACGCGGTAAACGCCATGTCCCTGGTAGCCGCCTGCGATTATACGGTGCGGTTAAAAGAAGAATATGAAAACGGTCTTGGGCTTTCGGCAGCGGAACTTTTTGACAGGCTTTCCGTTTTCCTTCAGTGTGACAGCCTGGAAATCACGAAGAAGACGAAAAAAGGCGAAAAACAGATGGATATCCGGCCATGGATTTATGAGGCCAGGCCCCTTGCCGGCGAGGACGGCTTCTTTCTTCAGGTCTCTTCCGGCAGCACAGTGAATGTAAAGCCGGAACAGGTTTTGGAGGCATTTTACCGCTCCGAAGGCATGGAATATCCGGCCTTTGCTTTCCAGATTACGAGGGAAGAAGTCTATGCGGATCTCGGCACAGACCAGCAAACGGACAGAAAGCTTCAGCCCTTAGAGGCTTTTGGCACGGAGATTGACGCTGCAACGCAGAAAGGTGAAGCTGTTGAATAA
- a CDS encoding ribonuclease E/G, protein MEFEPEESEARTGRIYVGKVKNIVPNLQAAFVEYQPGINGYYSLRENRTHIFADKKPHTALHEGDEILVQVARAAVKTKDAVLTSNLSFAGTYAVLTAGLPKLGISSKIRNAGWKAAVKEWWETETHDGYGLIVRTNAESAGMEALKREKEKLASQYFDVLSKGMSRTALSLLYSPESFPLRTVKNTHTSEYREILTDLREIYEELLSAGIDARLYEDENLPLSSLYSLNSALSEALSRRVWLKSGGNILIEPTEAMTVIDVNTGKTAGKKSFKETVLKTNLEAAGEIAVQLRLRNLSGIIVIDFIDMEAEEDRQTLLSALRKFLAQDPVPARLVDMTPLGLVEVTRKKLQKPLHEQVPGRGKAL, encoded by the coding sequence ATGGAATTTGAGCCGGAGGAATCCGAGGCCAGAACCGGCCGGATTTATGTCGGAAAAGTGAAAAATATCGTCCCGAACCTTCAGGCGGCTTTTGTGGAATACCAGCCGGGAATCAACGGCTATTACAGCCTTCGGGAAAACAGGACGCATATTTTTGCCGATAAAAAGCCGCATACGGCCCTGCATGAAGGCGATGAAATCCTCGTACAGGTGGCACGGGCAGCCGTAAAGACAAAGGATGCCGTTCTAACCTCGAACCTTTCCTTTGCGGGGACATATGCAGTCCTTACCGCAGGTCTCCCAAAGCTGGGAATTTCCTCGAAAATACGGAATGCCGGCTGGAAAGCGGCCGTAAAAGAGTGGTGGGAGACGGAAACACACGACGGCTACGGTCTCATTGTCCGCACGAATGCCGAGTCCGCCGGCATGGAGGCGTTAAAGCGCGAGAAAGAGAAGCTGGCTTCCCAGTATTTTGATGTCCTTTCCAAAGGCATGTCGCGCACGGCCTTAAGCCTGCTTTACAGCCCGGAAAGTTTTCCGCTCCGGACCGTAAAAAACACCCATACGTCGGAATACAGAGAAATTCTTACGGATCTCAGGGAAATTTATGAAGAACTTTTATCTGCGGGGATTGACGCCAGGCTTTATGAGGATGAGAACCTGCCGCTTTCTTCCCTTTACAGCTTGAACTCAGCCCTTTCCGAGGCCCTTTCCAGGCGCGTCTGGCTGAAATCCGGCGGAAACATCCTCATCGAGCCAACAGAGGCCATGACCGTGATCGACGTAAACACGGGAAAGACGGCAGGAAAGAAGTCTTTTAAGGAAACCGTCTTAAAAACAAATCTGGAGGCCGCCGGAGAAATTGCCGTACAGCTCCGGCTCCGGAACCTTTCCGGAATCATTGTCATCGACTTTATCGACATGGAAGCAGAGGAAGACAGGCAGACGCTCCTTTCCGCCCTCCGAAAATTTCTGGCTCAGGATCCCGTCCCCGCGCGCCTTGTGGACATGACGCCCCTGGGGCTTGTGGAGGTGACGAGGAAAAAACTCCAGAAGCCTCTCCACGAGCAGGTTCCGGGGCGAGGAAAGGCCTTGTAA